One genomic region from Anthonomus grandis grandis chromosome 1, icAntGran1.3, whole genome shotgun sequence encodes:
- the LOC126738381 gene encoding lipoyltransferase 1, mitochondrial-like codes for MRHIKRLYCTHRHVAKSVCISKCTDIFTNLALEDWLYQNRDFTHSHLLMFWRNEPCVVIGRHQNPWLECNFAALPCIENGVKLARRNSGGGTVYHDLENLNLTFFTGRSEYSRRSNLEVISRSLKNSFNIETKINEREDLCIKQSKISGTASKLGRTSAYHHCTLLINSNKTNLSLALRNILDCEVKTNASVSVRSKIMNLSEVIPDVTVEGVMKAILLEYASKEIEIIEEIDENHFPGVGKIREMFESDSWRFLRTPKFTLFRNFSNGQVFMEIDKGIVTDLGVSVHVDDVSASFQHLLGKRFSKLVLDEFELVVEGLQHSKIGRISCNKSLK; via the exons ATGCGTCACATAAAAAGGCTCTACTGCACTCATCGCCATGTTGCCAAATCAGTATGCATATCAAAATGTACGGACATTTTCACCAATCTTGCCCTCGAAGATTGGCTTTATCAGAATAGGGATTTCACCCATAGTCATCTTTTAATGTTCTGGAGAAATGAGCCCTGCGTGGTTATTGGTCGTCACCAAAACCCTTGGTTGGAATGTAATTTTGCGGCGTTGCCATGCATAGAAAACGGGGTGAAATTGGCGCGAAGAAACAGCGGAGGCGGAACAGTGTATCACGATTTGGAGAATTTGAATTTGACGTTTTTTACTGGGAGGAGCGAGTATAGCAGGAGGAGCAACTTGGAGGTTATTTCTAG ATCACTAAAGAACTCGTTTAATATAGAAACGAAGATTAATGAACGTGAGGACTTGTGTATAAAGCAAAGCAAAATTTCTGGCACAGCGTCCAAGTTAGGAAGAACCAGTGCCTACCACCACTGCACTTTGCTCATAAACTCCAATAAAACCAACTTAAGTTTAGCATTAAGGAACATTTTGGACTGTGAGGTTAAAACTAATGCCTCAGTGTCTGTGAGGTCAAAAATCATGAATTTAAGTGAGGTTATTCCAGATGTTACTGTGGAAGGTGTTATGAAAGCTATACTGTTGGAATATGCTTCAAAAGAGATTGAGATTATTGAGGAAATCGATGAAAATCACTTTCCTGGGGTGGGGAAGATTAGGGAAATGTTTGAGAGTGATTCGTGGAGGTTCTTGCGGACACCAAAGTTCACTTTATTTAGGAATTTCAGTAATGGTCAAGTGTTTATGGAGATTGATAAAGGAATTGTTACAGATTTGGGTGTAAGTGTCCATGTGGATGATGTAAGTGCGTCATTTCAACACCTGCTTGGTAAGAGATTTAGTAAATTGGTGCTGGATGAGTTTGAGTTGGTTGTTGAAGGTTTACAGCATAGTAAAATAGGGAGGATTAGTTGTAATAAgtctttaaagtaa